A region of Cellulophaga sp. RHA19 DNA encodes the following proteins:
- the pepT gene encoding peptidase T, with amino-acid sequence MQDILDRFLGYVKIDTQSDASSNTTPSTAKQWDLANKLVTELKEIGMEDVTIDDNAYIMATLPSNIDKEVPTIGFVAHFDTTPDFSGTNVNPQIIRDYDGKDIVLNADKNIVLSPDYFEDLLQYKGQTLVTTDGTTLLGADDKAGITEIVTAMEFLIAHPEIKHGKIRVGFTPDEEIGRGAHKFDVEKFGAEWAYTIDGSQIGELEYENFNAAGANITIQGKSVHPGYAKGKMINAIGIAQEIMAALPNKEVPEHTSGREGFYHIHTIKGEIENAELGLIIRDHDRNSFEDRKKALETIVFRLNEKYNNCIKLSIKDQYFNMKEKVMPVYHIVETAKEAMEALNITPIIKPIRGGTDGSQLSYMGLPCPNIFAGGHNFHGKYEYVPVESMEKAVEVIVKICELTATK; translated from the coding sequence ATGCAAGATATTTTAGATAGATTTTTAGGTTATGTAAAAATTGATACGCAAAGCGATGCCAGTTCTAACACAACTCCTAGTACTGCAAAGCAGTGGGATTTAGCAAATAAGTTGGTTACAGAACTTAAAGAAATAGGAATGGAAGATGTTACTATTGATGACAATGCGTACATTATGGCAACACTACCTAGTAATATAGATAAAGAAGTGCCTACAATTGGTTTTGTTGCACATTTTGATACTACTCCAGATTTTTCTGGAACAAACGTTAATCCGCAAATAATTAGGGATTATGACGGTAAAGACATTGTTTTAAATGCTGATAAAAACATTGTGTTATCTCCAGATTATTTTGAAGATTTATTACAATACAAAGGTCAGACCCTTGTGACTACAGATGGTACTACGCTTTTAGGTGCAGATGATAAAGCAGGAATTACAGAAATTGTTACAGCAATGGAATTTTTAATTGCTCACCCAGAAATTAAGCACGGTAAAATTAGAGTTGGTTTTACTCCTGACGAAGAAATTGGTCGTGGTGCACATAAATTTGATGTTGAAAAATTTGGTGCAGAATGGGCATATACTATAGATGGTAGCCAAATTGGCGAGTTAGAGTATGAAAACTTTAATGCTGCTGGTGCTAACATTACAATACAAGGTAAAAGCGTACACCCAGGTTATGCTAAAGGAAAAATGATAAACGCCATTGGTATTGCCCAAGAAATTATGGCTGCCTTACCTAATAAAGAGGTTCCTGAACATACCTCCGGTAGAGAAGGTTTTTATCATATACATACTATTAAAGGAGAGATTGAAAATGCTGAATTAGGACTAATTATTAGAGACCATGACAGAAACTCTTTTGAAGACCGTAAAAAAGCACTAGAAACTATAGTTTTTAGATTAAATGAAAAATACAACAACTGTATAAAACTATCTATTAAAGACCAGTACTTTAATATGAAAGAAAAAGTAATGCCTGTATACCATATTGTAGAAACTGCAAAAGAAGCTATGGAAGCCTTAAATATTACACCAATTATAAAGCCTATACGTGGTGGTACTGATGGCTCACAACTAAGTTATATGGGACTACCGTGCCCAAATATATTTGCTGGCGGACATAATTTCCATGGTAAATACGAGTATGTTCCTGTAGAAAGTATGGAAAAAGCTGTAGAGGTTATAGTAAAAATATGCGAGCTTACAGCTACTAAATAG
- a CDS encoding quinone-dependent dihydroorotate dehydrogenase, translated as MYKAIIRPLFFLMDPEKVHHLSFSLIKFFSKIGFGGLFRAMYVVEDKRLEKEVFGIKFKNPVGLAAGFDKDAKLYKELSNFGFGFIEIGTLTPKPQSGNPKKRLFRLKADKAIVNRMGFNNGGVLEAVERLKEQHNVLIGGNIGKNKITPNDGAVEDYLICFEALYPHVDYFVVNVSSPNTPGLRELQDKEPLTNLLNALVTENKKYVTQKGVKAKPILLKIAPDLTDEQLLDIIDIVAITKINGVIATNTTIERNNLKSPESITKENGGLSGKPLTSRSTEVIKFLADKSNKAFPIIGVGGIHSEKDALEKLDAGADLIQIWTGFIYEGPGLVKRINRAILAKS; from the coding sequence ATGTACAAAGCTATTATTAGGCCGTTGTTTTTTTTGATGGATCCAGAAAAGGTGCATCATTTATCATTTTCATTAATCAAGTTTTTTTCTAAAATAGGTTTTGGAGGTTTATTTAGAGCAATGTACGTAGTTGAAGACAAGCGTTTAGAAAAAGAGGTCTTTGGTATTAAATTTAAAAATCCTGTTGGTTTAGCTGCTGGTTTTGATAAAGATGCCAAATTGTATAAAGAGCTATCTAATTTTGGTTTTGGCTTTATAGAAATAGGAACTTTAACTCCTAAACCACAGTCTGGAAATCCTAAAAAACGCTTGTTTAGGTTAAAAGCAGACAAAGCTATTGTAAACCGTATGGGATTTAATAATGGTGGGGTTTTAGAGGCTGTAGAGCGCTTAAAAGAACAGCATAATGTATTAATTGGTGGTAATATTGGTAAAAACAAAATTACTCCTAATGATGGTGCAGTAGAGGATTATTTAATTTGTTTTGAAGCGCTGTATCCGCACGTAGATTATTTTGTTGTAAACGTAAGTTCTCCTAATACACCAGGGTTAAGAGAGTTGCAAGATAAAGAGCCTTTAACAAATTTATTAAATGCATTAGTTACAGAGAATAAAAAGTATGTGACACAAAAAGGAGTAAAGGCTAAGCCTATTTTGCTTAAAATTGCTCCAGACTTAACAGATGAGCAGTTGTTGGATATTATAGATATTGTAGCAATTACTAAAATTAACGGTGTTATAGCAACCAATACAACCATAGAGCGTAACAACTTAAAATCGCCAGAAAGTATTACTAAAGAAAATGGAGGTTTAAGTGGTAAGCCATTAACTAGTAGAAGTACAGAGGTTATTAAGTTTTTAGCAGATAAAAGCAACAAAGCCTTTCCTATTATTGGAGTAGGAGGTATACACTCTGAGAAAGATGCTTTAGAAAAATTAGATGCAGGAGCAGACTTAATACAAATATGGACAGGTTTTATTTATGAAGGTCCAGGTCTTGTAAAAAGAATAAATAGAGCAATTTTAGCTAAAAGTTAG
- a CDS encoding Dabb family protein, whose product MKNIILLLFFSLSITNYASTSTNNKSINKMMTTPKDSVLRHVVIFKFKADATKQQITAIEEAFSALPSKISQIKDYEWGLNNSPEGLSKGFTHCFFVTFKSEEDRAIYLPHPDHKAFVTQLTPILDDVFVLDYWTN is encoded by the coding sequence ATGAAAAATATAATTCTACTACTTTTCTTTAGTCTAAGTATCACCAACTATGCAAGCACTAGTACTAACAATAAAAGCATAAACAAAATGATGACTACACCTAAAGATAGCGTATTAAGACACGTGGTAATTTTTAAATTTAAAGCTGATGCCACAAAGCAACAAATTACTGCTATTGAAGAAGCTTTTAGTGCGCTACCATCTAAAATATCACAAATAAAAGATTATGAATGGGGACTAAATAATAGTCCTGAAGGCTTAAGCAAAGGATTTACACACTGCTTTTTTGTTACTTTTAAAAGCGAAGAAGACCGCGCTATTTACTTACCTCACCCAGACCACAAGGCTTTTGTAACCCAACTTACTCCTATTTTAGACGATGTTTTTGTGTTAGACTATTGGACCAACTAA
- a CDS encoding LysE family translocator — MNYDILIAFMSATAVLAFFPGPDNIYVLTQSLVNGKKSGLATVAGLISGCLVHTTLLAFGVSAIIKDNDNLFLVIKIFGACYLFYIAFKVFKSDAHLILGTGNAPRKSAFSLFKQGFVMNVLNPKVALFFLAFFPGFLFSDTLSSVIQFYILGLIFMLVSFLIFALIAVLAGSISSYIAKNDKVGLFFKWIQIVVFIGLGIYILLSDK; from the coding sequence TTGAATTACGATATACTTATTGCCTTTATGTCTGCCACCGCAGTGTTAGCTTTTTTTCCTGGGCCAGATAATATATACGTGTTAACACAGAGTTTGGTAAACGGTAAAAAATCTGGTTTAGCAACTGTTGCTGGCCTAATTTCTGGATGTTTAGTACATACAACCTTGTTAGCTTTTGGTGTATCTGCAATAATTAAAGACAATGATAATCTATTTTTAGTAATTAAAATATTTGGCGCATGTTACCTGTTTTATATTGCTTTTAAAGTTTTTAAGAGTGATGCTCATCTTATTTTAGGAACCGGTAATGCACCCAGAAAAAGTGCATTCTCTTTGTTTAAGCAAGGTTTTGTAATGAATGTGCTAAACCCTAAAGTTGCATTGTTCTTTTTGGCTTTTTTTCCTGGCTTTTTGTTTAGTGATACTTTAAGTTCAGTAATTCAATTTTATATTTTAGGATTGATTTTTATGTTGGTCTCTTTTTTGATTTTTGCATTAATAGCTGTTTTAGCTGGTTCAATTTCTAGTTATATAGCTAAGAATGATAAAGTTGGATTGTTTTTTAAATGGATACAAATTGTAGTTTTTATAGGCTTAGGAATTTATATTCTTTTATCGGATAAATAA
- a CDS encoding hydroxymethylglutaryl-CoA lyase yields MSATVKITECPRDAMQGIKDFIPTELKVKYIQSLLDCGFDTIDFGSFVSPKAIPQMADTAEVLASLDLSRTQSKLLSIVANVRGAQDATKHKEINYLGYPFSISENFQMRNTHKTIAQSVETLKEILDIANTANKEVVTYISMGFGNPYGDPWNVEIVGEWTEKLANMGVNIISLSDTVGSSTPDVIDYLFSNLIPKYPDIKFGAHLHTTPTKWKEKVAAAYNAGCVRFDGAVQGFGGCPMAKDDLTGNMPTEKMLSYFTAEKVNTNVNWMVFEAAYNKATELFSKFH; encoded by the coding sequence ATGTCTGCTACAGTTAAAATAACAGAATGCCCAAGAGATGCAATGCAAGGAATAAAAGATTTTATTCCAACAGAGTTAAAGGTAAAATACATACAGTCTTTGCTAGACTGTGGTTTTGATACTATAGACTTTGGTAGTTTTGTGTCTCCAAAAGCAATTCCGCAAATGGCAGACACCGCAGAGGTTTTAGCAAGCTTGGACTTATCTAGAACTCAGAGTAAACTATTGTCTATAGTAGCCAACGTGCGTGGAGCACAAGATGCTACTAAACATAAAGAAATAAACTATTTAGGTTATCCTTTTTCTATTTCAGAAAACTTTCAGATGCGTAATACGCATAAAACAATTGCACAATCTGTAGAAACACTAAAAGAGATTTTAGACATTGCTAATACTGCAAATAAAGAGGTTGTTACTTATATTTCTATGGGCTTTGGTAACCCTTATGGTGATCCTTGGAATGTAGAAATTGTTGGTGAATGGACAGAGAAATTAGCAAATATGGGAGTTAATATCATCTCATTATCAGATACAGTTGGTTCTTCTACTCCGGACGTCATAGATTATTTATTCTCTAATTTAATACCTAAATATCCAGACATTAAATTTGGTGCTCATTTGCATACTACACCAACCAAATGGAAAGAAAAAGTAGCAGCAGCTTATAATGCTGGCTGCGTTAGATTTGATGGTGCAGTACAAGGTTTTGGTGGTTGCCCTATGGCAAAAGACGATTTAACTGGTAATATGCCTACCGAAAAAATGCTATCTTATTTTACGGCAGAAAAAGTAAATACCAATGTTAATTGGATGGTCTTTGAGGCTGCATATAATAAGGCAACAGAGCTGTTTTCTAAGTTTCATTAA
- a CDS encoding DUF4856 domain-containing protein: protein MRLNKVFVGLFVASAIFTSCSSDDNGDDTSGGKNVVAPATYVFENNGESSVDFGGQTTRIKMGQEFISALKDNSKTEAELDAMFTHQEGAADFSDEDLNSSGKSIRSKVAASADYFSANTTASMAIKEQLDLWISEQVTDVFPNWDVDAVAGSAGKIQQAGGGSTRYVNGKGLEYNQAIAKSIIGGLMVDQMLNNYLSTAVLDEATNIEDNDAGTLVDGKNYTNMEHKWDEAYGYLYGNEDTPATPELGKDSFLNEYLGKVEEDADFAGIANDVYEALKLGRAAIVAKNYVVRDEQVEIIREKISKVIAVRAVHYLQSGKNNLTSDKASAFHGLSEAFGFINSLRFTRDNLTGSPVLSSTKIDGYMDTLMADNGFWDVTPATLDMISDEISAAYGFTKEQAAN from the coding sequence ATGAGGTTAAATAAAGTTTTCGTTGGTTTATTTGTAGCAAGTGCAATTTTTACTTCTTGTTCTTCAGATGATAATGGAGATGATACATCAGGAGGAAAAAATGTAGTAGCTCCTGCTACTTATGTTTTTGAAAATAATGGAGAGAGTTCTGTAGATTTTGGTGGTCAAACTACTAGAATTAAAATGGGACAAGAGTTTATCTCTGCTCTTAAAGACAATAGTAAAACAGAAGCAGAATTAGATGCAATGTTTACTCATCAAGAGGGAGCTGCAGATTTTTCTGATGAAGATTTAAATAGCTCAGGAAAAAGTATTCGTAGTAAAGTAGCTGCATCTGCAGACTATTTTTCAGCTAACACAACAGCTTCTATGGCTATAAAAGAGCAATTAGATTTATGGATTAGTGAGCAAGTTACAGATGTTTTTCCTAATTGGGATGTTGATGCTGTTGCAGGTAGTGCAGGTAAAATACAACAAGCAGGTGGTGGTTCTACAAGATATGTTAACGGTAAAGGTTTAGAGTATAACCAAGCAATTGCAAAATCTATTATTGGTGGTTTAATGGTAGACCAAATGCTAAATAATTACTTAAGTACTGCTGTTTTAGACGAAGCAACAAATATTGAAGATAATGATGCAGGTACATTGGTAGATGGTAAAAACTACACTAATATGGAGCATAAGTGGGATGAAGCTTATGGATATTTATATGGTAATGAAGATACTCCTGCAACACCAGAATTAGGAAAGGATAGTTTTTTAAATGAATATTTAGGGAAAGTTGAAGAAGATGCAGATTTTGCAGGAATAGCTAATGATGTTTACGAAGCTCTTAAATTAGGTAGGGCTGCAATTGTGGCTAAAAATTACGTTGTTAGAGATGAGCAGGTAGAAATTATTAGAGAAAAAATATCTAAAGTAATTGCAGTACGTGCTGTACATTACCTACAGTCAGGAAAAAATAATTTAACGAGTGATAAAGCTTCTGCTTTTCACGGTTTATCTGAAGCTTTTGGATTTATTAATAGCTTACGTTTTACAAGAGATAACCTAACAGGTTCTCCTGTTTTGTCTTCTACAAAAATTGATGGGTATATGGATACGTTAATGGCTGATAATGGCTTTTGGGATGTTACACCAGCTACATTGGATATGATTTCTGATGAGATTTCTGCTGCATATGGTTTTACTAAAGAACAAGCCGCAAATTAG
- a CDS encoding imelysin family protein: MKRVGFILLIALVFNACSSSSDDGSDLPTGGKDDFNRGELLVNVADNIIIPAYEDLSTKLNDLEDEKDNFITTPSEANLVTLREKWLSAYKVWQSVELFNIGKAEEINYGFQMNIYPTTVEDIESNVSSGTYDLTHPNNNDAVGFPALDYLLNGLADTDAEILEKYTNATSGSGYKTYLSDLVIQMNTLTDTVLNDWKNGFRDTFVASTENTATSSFNKLANDFVFYFEKGLRANKVGIPAGVFSTDPLPTKVEAFYNNEVSKELLVEALSSVKDFFNGNTYNATTSGIGFSDYLDYLNNITEGEDLKTIINSGIDTANAAILNLNASLSEQVETDNKKMTEAYDALQRVVVLIKVDMLQAFSVSVDYTDADGD; encoded by the coding sequence ATGAAGAGAGTAGGTTTTATTTTATTGATAGCATTAGTGTTTAATGCTTGTAGTAGTTCATCAGATGATGGATCTGATTTGCCAACAGGAGGAAAAGATGATTTTAATAGAGGCGAGTTATTAGTTAATGTTGCAGATAATATTATTATTCCTGCTTATGAAGATTTATCTACTAAACTTAATGATTTAGAGGATGAAAAAGATAATTTTATAACTACGCCTTCAGAAGCTAACTTAGTTACTTTAAGAGAAAAATGGTTGTCTGCATACAAGGTTTGGCAATCTGTAGAATTATTTAATATAGGTAAAGCCGAAGAAATTAACTACGGTTTTCAAATGAACATATACCCAACTACGGTAGAGGATATAGAAAGTAATGTTAGTTCTGGAACTTACGATTTAACGCATCCTAATAATAATGATGCAGTTGGTTTCCCAGCTTTAGATTATTTATTAAATGGTTTAGCAGACACAGACGCAGAGATTTTAGAAAAATATACAAATGCTACTTCTGGATCTGGATATAAAACTTATTTGTCTGACTTGGTAATCCAAATGAATACATTAACCGATACTGTGTTAAACGATTGGAAAAATGGGTTTAGAGATACTTTTGTTGCAAGCACAGAAAATACAGCAACAAGCTCATTTAACAAGTTAGCAAACGATTTTGTTTTCTATTTTGAAAAAGGGTTAAGAGCTAATAAAGTAGGTATTCCTGCAGGTGTTTTTTCTACAGATCCGTTACCAACTAAGGTAGAGGCGTTTTATAATAATGAAGTTTCAAAAGAATTATTGGTAGAGGCTTTAAGTAGTGTAAAAGACTTTTTTAATGGTAACACATATAATGCAACTACATCTGGTATAGGTTTTTCAGATTACCTAGATTATTTAAATAATATTACTGAGGGAGAAGATTTAAAAACCATTATTAATAGTGGTATAGATACGGCAAATGCTGCTATTCTAAATTTAAATGCAAGTTTATCTGAACAAGTAGAGACAGATAATAAAAAAATGACAGAAGCTTATGATGCTTTACAAAGAGTTGTTGTTTTAATAAAAGTAGATATGTTGCAAGCTTTTAGTGTAAGTGTAGACTATACTGATGCTGACGGAGATTAA